In Toxoplasma gondii ME49 chromosome VIII, whole genome shotgun sequence, a single genomic region encodes these proteins:
- a CDS encoding hypothetical protein (encoded by transcript TGME49_269990), with protein MGKQCSKELSVHARSSSGRGDTVWVAPDSVVSEAERPSVSSSGQRTAFNAGSTESLETGKASPASGPAPAPRRSSVSRFLKTLTSRPAGQFGGSPEASGPTTRLSLLAAREVSPGLHLLKALGPSGSTGPTAEGIGPASPGGEKPANASDVVVARTESFQQPPHFLEMKEVEELSKTFTFYVEIFGIKCRNVSLSSRSSQHLGSRLFCSVNWADLAFYETTEAVACVANPKWASKYHFTWSIPQLSRLHEQSLELSVYEEEGFPTHGMSSPQAQSRRVLLGSASVDLLTVATGPVHHDLLLSHPEKGKTDCGRVMIDVRMAQICPLIINPIEILVNLHEPTAGQAIIEEAVSDEEDAEGEEPRVAPFGPPRVADPLSSTHDAEGLTRSRDSQQEPDESEGLARAGVAEGKSPLMNKELWQQQEVLRLRAAQTPRASEKPDAQFGDPVKTLGWLRDGGLAEEDEDCLRREDSTAPHDEEPGPLMAHWQLCFRPTGVKNPAEYFSTWTDKVDRPYWNTVDHSLLTGRCTSAVISTPSFGRQPSSASSAGVPVGAVKRASEGEAAAGEELGDEAGVSRRPSSEIESVSAASSVSQATQPSLVSCASRSHCMDRVDQLGTYQKLAALARKGRLVKEVLYDDFPTIQLVTTIDQLRHNHLHIALYSRCFPHDEPKFMGESWLPFFKIYDADVVDQLEKHFFDSFFREKLWLDGRCIGDIEGIIVFQNNPMMRQMYAGVHTERGFMRISPPILGAEQRTKFHYQRAKSVPPEIQKIAELHKTLLDLLFSKAQHSPQEILLNMGVGGLLAVVGAHRQKPQAPDLAQPGSTPTPQMVFLSDAKREQVSTEFQSVCEQLLLLLSSSEAETRRSFIYRSVQALLTAQRVLLSLANHVLEYMDYVLWQHRGLYCSILHHILRRGELDIGTVLPPQGICSSLLPGNRLDLAEVYILYRFVRRSSKLFTRASFGSVSSCGEDDDAVGADGKALGLGSGKHDEGRNFGLIKAVRLRKRRGETRGSIRSDLALAGKSDHLLDSREDSTRPRAEAEPSRDPAVPSKEEERTEPVRQGGGKEEKAEERTGEDRSDREGETDLEGEEKRPGEEPVFSTLSELHAAEEYCVPNSVKYADLDEEEEDEEEDEDGDLFRHFLTTAGSPKAGAEGMERSEKKQGATAEAESEETPLLEAAPRRSGSPTTGQSPRSEEHQQRVSTVLLSSAGASLRAALAELGLKPQAGTGDPSSEPAGEERREDLEPESSETQSTLVFAAGAGEGEKPELTGKSGSGVRALERGVTASDRLRTLAALARSLPAEKKDLVVVHHKHMKICRQYFLLLHRMLFYALNNFCTDAIFEGQKKYISVFLSIAYFRLPGFREELLDCLLTAEEREMDIEEWRGTEYLLDAQSLKKMEKWNRHCELRISLDWSAFHAYVKSYFGETALADALSRLRDKTVGDLPLEWKGQFAQRGALFFCFLEQWCRHVFQSSPTPEALTWQQLPGYAILLKALLLEMKLRPVTKYPDSLLNSSGAMLANEKLLSVFSKVLFLKTSVYNSPAVFAALNYVDYWMEVLKIRGQELPTSFDFNFLKKGLDIVVACDICVNAAKAVWFVYKNLPLFHREHLRSIVVDLMLHNYFLHLFLNWSWLVRKSYMWFLLYRLCEGARKIVTRTNTATAANAAAVNALLQTLSAPPKREDEKSRESVAAAKPSERADDPPGPAGPQEGDPNVLKLQAELVASIRLSPEERIVFQGYMVLASFLKRLNAPLVLPGFATKLIAHVLELQRQGQNPTLPSLQPTAGRRKFRYNPTPGWTPDAPAPADTAEPTGPAAGSEGDTASLAAPSGGPDDLEPNAPATGDSDEAAALPSEPAGSPGKPTQPRKSSVDRTGDRGAPAGASGRAASPNVNCSGVDLSSAGGNLEDIDLRLWAEGLVELPRHLQVYAKIAVKEWHAEVSAYREWVMAGASPLPAMHIPAAPLDSNTDVPLDS; from the exons ATGGGCAAGCAATGCAGCAAGGAACTGTCAGTCCACGCCCGCTCCTCTTCTGGGAGGGGGGATACCGTCTGGGTCGCGCCGGACTCGGTCGTGAGCGAGGCGGAGAGACccagcgtctcctcctctggcCAGAGGACAGCCTTCAATGCTGGCTCGACAGAGTCTCTGGAGACCGGCAAGGCCTCGCCGGCCTCGGGGCCTGCGCCTGCACCGCGAAGGTCGTCGGTCAGCCGCTTCCTCAAGACTCTCACGTCGAGGCCTGCGGGCCAGTTCGGCGGTTCTCCGGAGGCGAGCGGCCCAACCACACGACTGTCGCTGCTTGCCGCCCGCGAGGTCTCTCCCGGACTGCACTTGCTCAAGGCCTTGGGCCCCTCGGGATCAACTGGACCCACCGCAGAGGGGATCGGGCCAGCGAGCCCAGGCGGCGAGAAGCCTGCGAATGCGAGCGACGTCGTGGTGGCGCGCACGGAGAGTTTCCAGCAGCCGCCTCACTTTCTGGAGATGAAGGAGGTGGAGGAGTTGTCTAAAACGTTCACCTTTTACGTGGAAATCTTCGGGATCAAATGTCGGAACGTCTCACTCTCGTCCAGGTCTTCCCAGCATCTCGGCTCGCGGCTCTTCTGCAGCGTGAACTGGGCGGACTTGGCTTTCTACGAAACCACGGAGGCGGTTGCGTGCGTTGCGAATCCAAAGTGGGCTTCCAAGTACCATTTCACCTGGAGCATTCCGCAGCTTTCGCGGCTGCATGAACAGAGCCTCGAGCTGAGTGTgtacgaagaggaaggcttCCCGACCCACGGGATGTCTTCCCCGCAGGCGCAGTCTCGGCGCGTCCTGCTCGGGAGCGCCTCCGTGGACTTGCTGACCGTCGCGACGGGGCCTGTGCACCACGACTTGTTGCTTTCGCATCCGGAGAAGGGCAAGACCGACTGTGGGCGGGTGATGATCGACGTGAGGATGGCGCAGATCTGTCCCCTGATCATCAATCCGATCGAAATTTTGGTGAACCTCCACGAACCGACGGCCGGGCAGGCCATCATCGAGGAGGCTGtctccgacgaagaagacgcggagggCGAGGAGCCGCGGGTCGCGCCCTTTGGGCCTCCGCGCGTCGCAGATCCGCTGAGCTCCACGCACGACGCCGAGGGCCTCACGCGGTCCCGAGACTCGCAGCAGGAGCCTGACGAAAGCGAAGGCCTGGCGCGGGCAGGTGTGGCTGAAGGCAAGAGCCCACTGATGAACAAGGAGCTCTGGCAGCAGCAGGAAGTCCTGAGACTGCGGGCTGCGCAGACCCCACGAGCCTCAGAGAAGCCAGACGCCCAGTTCGGGGACCCTGTCAAGACCCTCGGCTGGCTGCGGGATGGCGGCCTcgcggaggaagacgaggactgTTTGCGGCGAGAGGACTCGACCGCGCCGCATGACGAGGAACCTGGCCCGCTGATGGCGCACTGGCAGCTCTGTTTCCGCCCGACAGGTGTGAAGAATCCGGCCGAGTACTTTAGCACGTGGACAGACAAAGTCGACCGACCGTACTGGAACACAGTCGACCACTCGCTGTTGACTGGGCGGTGCACGTCGGCGGTGATTTCGACGCCGAGCTTTGGACGCCAGCCGAGTTCTGCATCGAGTGCAGGGGTCCCTGTGGGCGCGGTGAAGCGCGCGAGTGAGGGCGAGGCCGCCGCGGGGGAGGAGTTGGGCGACGAGGCCGGGGTATCTCGGCGGCCTTCTTCGGAGATCGAGAGCGTGAGTGCAGCGTCGTCGGTGTCTCAGGCGACGCAGCCTTCGCTGGTTTCTTGCGCGTCGCGTTCCCACTGCATGGACCGCGTGGATCAACTAGGGACGTATCAGAAGCTCGCGGCGCTGGCGCGGAAGGGCCGGCTCGTCAAGGAGGTGCTCTACGACGACTTCCCAACGATCCAGCTGGTGACGACGATTGACCAGCTGCGCCACAACCACCTGCACATCGCCCTCTACTCGCGGTGTTTCCCGCACGACGAACCCAAGTTCATGGGTGAGTCTTGGCTGCCCTTCTTCAAGATCTACGACGCAGACGTCGTGGACCAGCTGGAGAAGCATTTCTTCGACTCGTTCTTCCGCGAGAAGCTCTGGCTGGACGGCCGATGCATTGGAGACATTGAAGGCATCATCGTGTTCCAGAACAACCCAATGATGCGACAGATGTACGCCGGGGTCCACACTGAGCGCGGCTTCATGCGCATCTCGCCCCCGATCCTCGGCGCGGAACAACGGACCAAGTTCCACTACCAGCGCGCCAAGAGCGTCCCACCCGAGATCCAAAAGATCGCCGAACTCCACAAAACGCTCCTCGACCTTCTGTTTTCGAAGGCCCAACACAGCCCTCAAGAAATCCTCCTCAACATGGGCGTCGGCGGACTCCTCGCCGTCGTAGGTGCCCACCGTCAGAAGCCCCAGGCTCCGGACCTCGCTCAACCGGGCAGCACGCCCACTCCTCAAATGGTCTTCCTTTCAGACGCAAAGCGA GAGCAAGTATCCACGGAGTTCCAGTCGGTCTgcgagcagctgctgcttctcctgagTTCGTCGGAGGCGGAGACTCGGCGCTCGTTCATCTACCGCTCTGTGCAAGCCCTGCTGACCGCGCAGCGCGTCCTTTTAAGTCTCGCAAACCACGTTCTCGAGTACATGGACTACGTGCTATGGCAGCACCGCGGTCTGTACTGTTCGATTCTCCACCATATCTTGCGGCGAGGCGAACTGGACATCGGGACAGTGCTGCCGCCGCAGGGGATCTGCTCGTCGCTGCTCCCTGGAAACCGCCTCGACCTCGCGGAAGTGTACATTCTGTATCGATTCGTACGCAGGTCTTCGAAGCTCTTCACCCGGGCCTCCTTCggctccgtctcctcttgtGGGGAGGACGACGACGCGGTTGGCGCGGACGGCAAGGCGCTCGGCCTCGGCTCGGGGAAGCACGACGAGGGCCGGAACTTCGGACTCATCAAGGCCGTGAGGCttcggaagagaagaggcgagaccCGCGGCTCGATCCGCAGCGACTTGGCGCTCGCGGGCAAAAGCGATCACCTGCTGGACTCCCGCGAGGACTCGACTCGACCCCGCGCAGAGGCCGAGCCGAGCCGCGACCCCGCGGTACCCtccaaggaagaagagagaacggagcCTGTGCGCcagggaggaggaaaagaggagaaggccgAGGAACGGACGGGAGAGGACCGAAGCGACCGCGAGGGCGAGACGGACTTGGAGGGTGAGGAGAAGCGGCCTGGCGAGGAGCCGGTCTTCAGCACACTTAGCGAGTTGCACGCAGCTGAGGAGTACTGTGTGCCGAATTCTGTCAAGTACGCAGAcctcgacgaggaagaagaagacgaagaagaagacgaggacggtGACCTCTTTCGGCACTTTCTGACCACGGCGGGGTCGCCGAAGGCAGGAGCCGAGGGCATGGagcgcagcgagaagaagcagggcgCGACAGCGGaggcggagagcgaggaaacgccTCTGCTCGAAGCTGCGCCGCGGAGAAGCGGCTCGCCGACGACGGGACAGAGTCCGCGGTCGGAGGAGCACCAGCAGCGCGTCTCGaccgtcctgctgtcgaGCGCGGGGGCCTCACTGCGAGCCGCGCTCGCGGAGCTCGGTCTGAAGCCCCAAGCGGGGACAGGCGACCCGTCCAGCGAGCCAGCGGGCGAGGAGCGCCGCGAGGACTTGGAGCCGGAGTCTTCGGAGACGCAGTCAACGTTGGTGTTCGCGGCGGGggcaggcgaaggcgagaagccgGAACTGACCGGGAAGTCTGGAAGCGGAGTTCGAGCTCTCGAGCGTGGGGTGACGGCTTCGGATCGGCTGCGGACGCTTGCGGCTCTCGCGCGATCCctgcctgcagagaagaaggacttGGTGGTGGTGCACCACAAACACATGAAGATTTGCCGACAGTACTTCCTGCTGCTGCACCGGATGCTGTTTTACGCGTTGAACAACTTCTGCACGGACGCGATCTTTGAAGGCCAGAAGAAGTACATCTCCGTTTTCCTGTCGATTGCGTACTTTCGCCTGCCGGGCTTCCGGGAGGAACTCCTGGACTGTCTCCTGACGGCTGAGGAACGGGAGATGGACATCGAGGAGTGGCGAGGAACCGAGTACTTGCTCGACGCCCAGAGTttgaagaagatggagaagtgGAACAGGCACTGCGAGTTGCGGATCTCCCTGGACTGGAGCGCCTTCCACGCGTACGTCAAGTCGTACTTTGGGGAAACGGCGCTGGCAGATGCACTGTCTCGGCTCCGAGACAAGACGGTCGGGGACTTGCCGCTGGAGTGGAAGGGCCAGTTTGCGCAGCGGggcgcgctcttcttctgctttctcgagCAGTGGTGCCGCCATGTGTTTCAGTCTTCGCCGACGCCTGAGGCGCTCACATGGCAGCAGCTGCCTGGGTACGCAATTCTCCTCAAGGCTTTGCTGCTGGAGATGAAGCTGAGGCCAGTGACCAAGTACCCCGACTCGCTGCTGAACAGCAGCGGGGCGATGTTGGCGAACGAGAAGCTGCTGTCGGTCTTCAGCAAGGTGCTTTTCCTCAAGACGTCCGTGTACAACTCGCCGGCGGTCTTTGCGGCGCTGAACTACGTCGACTACTGGATGGAAGTTCTCAAGATCCGCGGGCAGGAACTCCCCACGAGCTTCGACTTCAACTTTCTGAAAAAGGGCTTGGACATCGTCGTCGCGTGCGACATCTGCGTGAACGCGGCGAAGGCTGTGTGGTTCGTCTACAAAAACCTCCCGCTGTTCCACCGTGAGCACCTGCGCTCGATCGTCGTCGACCTCATGCTGCACAACTACTTCCTCCACCTCTTTCTCAACTGGTCTTGGCTCGTCCGCAAGTCCTACATGTGGTTTTTGCTCTACCGGCTCTGCGAGGGCGCTCGGAAGATCGTCACTCGAACAAACACTGCGACGGCCGCGAACGCCGCAGCCGTCAACGCCCTGCTTCAGACCCTGTCCGCGCCACCCAAACGGGAGGACGAGAAGTCCCGCGAGTCCGTCGCGGCGGCGAAGCCCAGCGAGAGAGCGGACGACCCCCCTGGGCCTGCAGGCCCCCAGGAGGGTGATCCGAACGTCTTGAAGCTGCAGGCGGAGCTGGTTGCGTCGATTCGCCTCAGTCCCGAAGAACGAATCGTCTTCCAAGGGTACATGGTTTTAGCGAGCTTCTTGAAGCGCCTCAACGCCCCTCTGGTCCTGCCCGGTTTCGCCACCAAACTGATCGCACATGTTCTCGAACTTCAGCGCCAGGGCCAAAATCCGACGCTCCCCTCGCTCCAACCCACTGCAGGACGCCGAAAGTTCCGCTACAATCCCACACCCGGCTGGACGCCTGACGCGCCGGCACCCGCCGACACCGCCGAGCCGACTGGCCCAGCAGCCGGCTCTGAAGGCGACACCGCTTCCCTGGCGGCGCCATCTGGCGGACCTGACGACTTGGAGCCCAATGCGCCGGCAACTGGAGACTCCGATGAGGCCGCAGCCTTGCCCTCCGAGCCTGCCGGCAGCCCAGGGAAGCCGACTCAACCTCGAAAGAGCAGCGTAGACAgaactggagacagaggagcgcCCGCAGGAGCCTCTGGTCGCGCGGCAAGCCCAAATGTGAACTGCTCAGGAGTCGATTTGTCGTCAGCGGGAGGGAATCTCGAGGATATCGACTTGCGGCTCTGGGCAGAAGGCCTCGTGGAGCTCCCGCGTCACCTTCAAGTGTACGCCAAGATCGCTGTCAAGGAATGGCATGCAGAAGTTTCCGCGTATCGCGAGTGGGTGATGGCTGGCGCTAGCCCCCTCCCGGCCATGCACATCCCTGCGGCACCTCTCGATTCGAACACAGATGTCCCCCTTGACTCCTGA
- a CDS encoding preprotein translocase Sec61, putative (encoded by transcript TGME49_269980~Predicted trans-membrane domain (TMHMM2.0):33-56:75-98:118-141:145-168:243-266:285-308:412-435:438-456) — MAKGFRFLNLIKPVMCILPEVQAPDRKIPFKEKVLWTLVSLAVFLICCQIPLYGIRTNKSADPFYWMRVILASNRGTLMELGISPIVTSGMVMQLLAGSRIIQVDQSLKEDRALFQGAQKLLGLIITVGEAVAYVISGMYGDIHDLGATNAVLIILQLFFSGVVVIILDELLQKGYGLGSGISLFIATNICETIVWKAFSPTTIKTGKGTEFEGALVALFHCLFTKSNNIVALKEAFYRSNAPNITSLLATILVFLIVIYFQGFRVDLAVKYQRVRGQQGSYPIKLFYTSNIPIILQTALVSNLYFLSQLLYRRFKTNVLVNLLGQWQEVDVGGHSVPVGGIAYYISPPGSFGDILEDPLHAFIYITFVLVSCALFSKTWIEVSGSSARDVAKQLRDQQMVMKGYRDSSLVQVLNRYIPTAAAFGGMCIGALTIIADFLGAIGSGTGILLAVTIIYQYYEMLAKEREQGNSIF, encoded by the exons ATGGCGAAAGGAT TTCGCTTTCTCAACCTGATCAAGCCGGTCATGTGCATCCTGCCGGAGGTGCAGGCACCCGACCGCAAGATCCCCTTCAAGGAGAAGGTGCTCTGGACCTTGGTCTCCCTGgctgtcttcctcatctGCTGTCAAATTCCTCTCTATGGCATTCGCACAAACAAGAGCGCAGATCCGTTCTACTGGATGCGAGTCATCCTCGCATCCAACCGAGGAACTCTCATGGAGCTCG GTATTTCTCCGATCGTGACTAGTGGAATGGTCATGCAGCTCTTGGCTGGCAGCCGCATCATCCAGGTCGACCAGTCTCTCAAGGAAGATCGCGCTCTCTTCCAAGGAGCTCAAAAGC TGCTCGGCTTGATCATCACAGTCGGAGAGGCCGTCGCGTACGTGATCAGCGGCATGTACGGCGACATCCACGACCTGGGCGCGA CCAACGCCGTGCTTATTATCCTCCAGTTGTTCTTCTCCGGCGTCGTCGTCATCATCCTCGACGAGCTCCTGCAGAAGGGATACGGTCTCGGCAGTGGAATTTCTCTGTTCATCGCCACCAACATCTGCGAAACAATCGTGTGGAAG GCCTTCAGTCCGACGACGATCAAGACTGGGAAGGGAACGGAGTTCGAGGGTGCGCTGGTCGCGTTGTTTCACTGTTTGTTCACCAAGTCGAACAACATCGTGGCTCTGAAGGAGGCGTTTTACCGGTCGAACGCACCGAACATCACTTCGCTGCTGGCGACGATTCTGGTCTTCCTCATCGTCATCTACTTCCAAGGATTCCGAGTGGACCTCGCGGTGAAGTACCAGCGCGTGCGCGGCCAGCAGGGCAGCTACCCTATCAAGCTGTTCTACACCTCGAACATTCCAATCATTCTGCAGACTGCGCTCGTCTCCAACCTCTACTTCCTCTCTCAGCTGCTCTACCGGCGGTTCAAGACGAACGTCTTGGTCAATCTCCTCGGTCAGTGGCAAGAAGTCGACGTCGGCGGACACTCTGTGCCTGTTGGAGGCATTGCGTACTACATTTCGCCGCCCGGATCCTTCGGGGACATCCTGGAGGACcccctgcatgcgttcatCTACATCaccttcgtcctcgtcagCTGTGCTCTCTTCAGCAAAACGTGGATCGAAGTTAGTGGCAGCAGCGCTCGCGATGTCGCCAAGCAACTCCGCGACCAGCAGATGGTCATGAAGGGGTACCGCGACTCCTCCCTCGTCCAG GTTCTCAATCGCTACATCCCCACTGCGGCTGCCTTCGGTGGCATGTGCATTGGAGCTCTGACCATCATTGCGGACTTCTTGGGGGCGATCGGAAGTGGAACGGGTATTCTCCTCGCCGTCACCATCATCTACCAGTACTACGAGATGCTGGCGAAGGAACGCGAACAAG GCAACTCGATTTTCTAG
- a CDS encoding hypothetical protein (encoded by transcript TGME49_269970~Predicted trans-membrane domain (TMHMM2.0):21-44) — MVSPSKRQGSRESQSEDAPTSWLPVAVGATLGALAVGAVGWFLYQGSDSERERQEFERRRVENEELQREREKQAASDQGVGEEKGSQETPAETSMEASTADETQAAGEASPVSSDGGQGSGDM; from the coding sequence ATGGTGTCTCCCTCTAAGCGACAAGGCTCTCGCGAGAGTCAATCTGAGGACGCCCCGACTTCATGGCTTCCCGTCGCTGTCGGCGCCACTTTGGGTGCCCTCGCTGTGGGGGCCGTCGGCTGGTTTCTCTACCAAGGttcagacagcgagagagaaagacaagagttTGAACGCAGGAGAGTCGAAAATGAAGAGctacagagagagcgcgagaaacaGGCCGCGAGTGACCAAGGTGTGGGTGAAGAAAAGGGATCGCAGGAGACACCAGCGGAGACCAGCATGGAAGCCAGCACGGCAGACGAAACGCAGGCAGCAGGAGAGGCGAGTCCAGTCAGCAGTGACGGAGGCCAGGGATCTGGGGACAtgtga
- a CDS encoding 14-3-3 superfamily protein (encoded by transcript TGME49_269960), whose amino-acid sequence MASLPAPLSPNSGSSPPSPSTASLPFGIQLPLFDSAVSRPVSGGDAHRHTSTARIFPVLSSLAGAARNAALSPAHSEQRAAVSLGAQEADGDKWKQTLFEGNGGSPAEPRKGFLPDAHLLLAPTASTSFVPPLVSFQEKEAPQTRAAEDLAHLQAQASIAANLENWQDVIRVMKKLAQVHPNLDSTQRSLVVDAYTNLANEACAARKTLDGCSSALAALSAEPACSPEEQGAEKSAVAESEEQSLSRDGEEKQTREEAALSTLKTLGLGLVSATQLHEFTAFFEFCVNLYKQRVTDDLFALNEDVDRFVLGVLLPQAENHEATAAYQQLRGDVSRHTAALTKNAEIRRRMEERALRAYESALQSTEQDDELKVTPLHLGIVLNYGVLLKSINQGQQTNRAIELIAAAFRYSVENMYHVRNEEEYQRVLVILSLLRDNIEKWCAETGRTDVQALLGMDYRSLSSGQSLDAGSTASFA is encoded by the exons ATGGCGAGTCTCCCTGCCCCGCTGTCGCCAAATTCTGGGTCTTCTCCGCCCTCGCCTTCAACTGCGTCGTTGCCTTTCGGCATTCAACTCCCCCTGTTCGACTCGGCTGTGTCGCGGCCTGTGTCTGGCGGCGATGCACATCGACACACATCGACTGCGCGCATCTTCCCAGTTCTCTCGAGTCTCGCGGGCGCCGCGCGGAATGCAGCGCTCTCTCCTGCGCACAGTGAGCAGAGAGCAGCAGTCTCCCTCGGCGCCCAGGAGGCTGATGGAGACAAATGGAAACAAACGCTCTTCGAGGGAAACGGCGGGAGCCCTGCGGAACCTAGAAAAGGCTTCCTGCCCGACGCCCACTTGCTCCTTGCTCCGACAGCCAGTACCTCTTTCGTCCCTCCTCTCGTGAGCTtccaagagaaagaagctcCACAGACGCGCGCCGCCGAGGACTTGGCACATCTTCAGGCGCAAGCCAGCATCGCCGCAAACCTCGAAAACTGGCAAG ATGTGATCCGAGTTATGAAGAAATTGGCTCAGGTGCATCCGAACCTGGACTCGACGCAGCGCTCTCTGGTG GTTGACGCATACACGAACCTGGCGAATGAGGCCTGTGCCGCGCGCAAGACGCTGGATGGGTGCTCTTCAGCTCTGGCGGCCTTGAGCGCcgagcctgcatgcagtcccgAAGAGCAGGGCGCCGAGAAAAGTGCCGTTGCTGAGAGCGAAGAACAAAGCCTTTCTCGGGatggcgaggagaagcagacacgcGAGGAGGCAGCGCTCTCGACGTTGAAGACGCTGGGGCTTGGGCTCGTCTCCGCCACTCAACTGCACGAATTCACAGCGTTCTTCGAGTTCTGCGTTAATCTCTACAAACAAAGAGTCACCGACGATCTCTTTGCCCTCAATGAAGACGTGGATCGCTTTGTCCTCGGCGTCTTGCTGCCTCAGGCAGAGAACCAT GAAGCCACTGCAGCCTATCAGCAACTTCGAGGCGACGTCAGCCGACACACGGCGGCG CTGACGAAGAATGCAGAGATCCGTCGACGAATGGAAGAGCGAGCACTTCGAGCCTACGAATCTGCTCTTCAGTCCACAGAGCAAGACGACGAACTGAAGGTGACGCCCTTGCATCTCGGGATTGTGTTGAACTACGGAG ttcTGCTGAAGAGCATAAACCAAGGCCAGCAAACCAACCGAGCCATCGAACTGATCGCTGCGGCGTTCAGATACTCCGTCGAAAATATGTACCACGTTCG aaacgaagaagaataCCAACGCGTCTTGGTCATCCTCAGTCTCTTGCGCGACAACATCGAAAAGTGGTGTGCCG aGACAGGCCGGACGGACGTTCAAGCTCTGCTTGGAATGGACTAccgctctctttcctctggaCAATCTCTCGACGCAGGGAGCACCGCTTCTTTCGCCTAA